One genomic segment of Candidatus Neomarinimicrobiota bacterium includes these proteins:
- a CDS encoding aminopeptidase P family protein produces MTENGTTSFVNFIKFITGIIIVGFVSSCNSYKTDISDLPFDPSDNPWSEIRKERIQKLLPAAMRRAEVDAWVLICRENDNDPLASHVGCENAGGTAAFMFFLEGDRVSSLIFSPEGEAKSLSDVGLHDRVISFKRGGNVWKLVADELRTRNPSVIAVNSSERNIADGLSYSQRIKLEEALGDDMTERLVSSQDLVTEWLSVKLPAEIEIMRKAAELTAQLEIEAYKMVIPGKTRDSDVARYLKSRMRELGVEDAWAPEQNPNVNSGVDRGHSHATDKVIQAGDIIQTDFGIKVYGTWCTDIQRFAYVMEPGMTEPPAEVLIRWENARKGNRIAIAAMKPGVTGYSVDKAQRDWMKETGSLPLIWSTGHPVGYWAHDAGPRLGGAQSEAAPSGDALRILHPGQTFAFDGFFSWPLDAEGKDSKTISVEEMAVITDTGAEYLIPPQEELILIPSR; encoded by the coding sequence ATGACTGAAAATGGCACCACCTCGTTTGTTAATTTTATTAAATTCATAACAGGAATTATCATAGTCGGATTTGTTTCATCGTGTAATTCTTATAAGACAGACATCTCCGACTTGCCCTTTGACCCGTCTGACAATCCCTGGAGCGAGATCCGCAAAGAACGGATACAAAAGCTTCTCCCGGCGGCGATGCGGCGCGCTGAGGTCGATGCGTGGGTTCTGATTTGCAGGGAGAACGACAACGACCCGCTTGCCTCACACGTCGGCTGCGAAAACGCCGGCGGCACTGCCGCTTTTATGTTCTTTTTAGAAGGCGACAGGGTGAGCTCTCTAATTTTTTCTCCGGAAGGCGAGGCCAAATCGCTTAGCGACGTCGGTTTGCACGACAGGGTCATCTCGTTCAAAAGAGGCGGAAACGTCTGGAAATTAGTGGCGGACGAACTTCGCACGCGGAATCCTTCCGTAATCGCTGTCAATTCTTCTGAGAGGAATATCGCGGACGGTCTTTCTTACAGCCAGCGCATTAAATTGGAAGAGGCTTTAGGAGATGATATGACGGAGCGGCTCGTTTCATCTCAGGACCTCGTCACAGAATGGTTATCGGTCAAGCTTCCCGCAGAGATAGAAATTATGCGGAAGGCAGCCGAACTCACCGCACAACTTGAGATCGAAGCTTATAAGATGGTAATTCCCGGTAAGACGAGGGATTCGGATGTTGCGCGATACCTTAAATCGCGTATGAGAGAACTCGGTGTGGAGGACGCATGGGCGCCGGAGCAAAATCCGAACGTAAATTCCGGCGTTGACCGCGGTCATTCCCACGCTACCGATAAAGTTATTCAAGCGGGAGATATCATTCAAACGGACTTCGGCATAAAAGTTTACGGAACGTGGTGCACCGACATTCAGCGGTTTGCCTACGTCATGGAGCCCGGAATGACCGAGCCGCCCGCCGAAGTTCTTATTAGATGGGAAAACGCTCGCAAAGGAAACCGCATAGCCATCGCAGCCATGAAACCGGGAGTAACGGGATACTCGGTTGATAAAGCGCAAAGAGATTGGATGAAAGAAACCGGGTCACTCCCCCTCATCTGGAGTACCGGTCACCCGGTGGGATATTGGGCACACGATGCAGGTCCGCGTCTTGGGGGCGCACAGAGCGAAGCAGCGCCATCGGGAGACGCTCTCCGAATTCTACATCCCGGTCAGACATTCGCTTTCGACGGTTTCTTCAGTTGGCCCTTAGACGCTGAGGGGAAAGACTCGAAAACTATATCCGTAGAAGAAATGGCAGTTATAACAGATACCGGAGCAGAATACCTTATCCCTCCGCAGGAAGAGCTTATACTGATTCCTTCAAGATAG
- the egtD gene encoding L-histidine N(alpha)-methyltransferase gives MSLPQRKESIESDNSKQGFKSDPFAEIIQDVQAGLTSVPKMLNPKYFYDEKGSQLFDKITRLPEYYLTRTETSILKNEIEGILNRYKPEAVFEMGSGSATKTRLLLDLMNVSGMLRGIGLFDFNEEFLTESSLSFRALYPESRVVSIVGDFTKELMLGDFDFTPTIYLFLGSTIGNMSYGESKMFLERVVEKMKREDIFMLGIDLVKDIDIIHSAYNDSEGVTEEFNRNILNVINVRLDADFKPNLFTHEAVYNQEKNRIEMYLKSNVDQVVNLKKIDLKLKLISGESICTEISRKYTREKVESLMSSAGMEMKEWLTDAESFFAIALAKKSS, from the coding sequence ATGAGCTTACCGCAGAGAAAAGAATCTATTGAATCCGATAATTCCAAGCAGGGCTTTAAGTCCGACCCGTTCGCGGAGATAATTCAAGACGTGCAAGCCGGACTGACGTCGGTTCCCAAGATGTTGAACCCGAAATATTTTTACGATGAAAAGGGTTCTCAGTTATTTGACAAAATTACCAGATTACCCGAGTATTACCTGACCCGAACCGAAACAAGTATATTGAAAAATGAGATCGAGGGGATACTCAATAGGTACAAGCCAGAGGCGGTTTTCGAGATGGGGAGCGGGTCTGCTACAAAAACACGATTGTTACTTGATCTCATGAATGTATCGGGAATGCTGAGGGGGATAGGACTATTTGATTTCAACGAGGAGTTCCTCACGGAGAGCTCACTGAGCTTCCGCGCTTTATACCCGGAATCCCGGGTAGTCAGCATAGTAGGTGATTTTACAAAGGAATTGATGCTCGGCGATTTTGATTTTACTCCGACAATTTACCTCTTTCTCGGCTCCACTATCGGGAATATGAGCTACGGTGAGAGTAAGATGTTTCTCGAAAGGGTGGTTGAGAAAATGAAGAGGGAAGATATCTTCATGCTGGGAATAGACCTTGTGAAAGACATAGACATAATTCATTCTGCCTACAATGATTCAGAGGGTGTTACGGAGGAGTTCAACAGGAATATCTTAAATGTAATAAATGTGAGATTAGACGCTGATTTTAAGCCGAACCTATTCACCCATGAAGCGGTTTACAATCAGGAGAAGAACCGGATCGAGATGTATCTGAAATCCAATGTAGATCAGGTCGTAAATTTAAAAAAGATCGATTTGAAGCTAAAACTCATTAGCGGCGAGTCGATCTGCACGGAGATCAGCCGAAAATATACACGGGAAAAGGTCGAAAGCCTGATGAGTTCAGCGGGTATGGAGATGAAAGAATGGCTGACCGACGCAGAATCTTTCTTTGCGATAGCCTTAGCGAAGAAATCGTCGTAA